Proteins encoded within one genomic window of Entelurus aequoreus isolate RoL-2023_Sb linkage group LG26, RoL_Eaeq_v1.1, whole genome shotgun sequence:
- the LOC133643053 gene encoding olfactory receptor class A-like protein 1 isoform X1 — MDLCVTIKGVSFLLQTGMGILGNTVVLLAYAHIIFTKSKLLPVDMILCHLAFANLVLLLTRGVPQTMTVFGRTNLLNDPGCKVVIFSYRMSRALSVCLTCMLSVFQAVTVAPAGPRLSKLKSALHSLVFPTFAGLWLLNSAIYFQTFFHAIAPRNGTIPAFTLNLGFCHLDFKNNLNYVIKGVLASGRDFFFVALMVASSGYILLLLHRHSRQVRAVHRSQGGGAETRAIKTVVTLVVLYVFFFGIDNVIWIYMLTEAKVSPVVTDMKVFFSSCFAFLSPYFIISSNKKVKAKVLCAAEQDRPPSMDTQEPRDKGLSLS, encoded by the coding sequence ATGGACCTGTGTGTGACCATCAAAGGCGTCTCCTTCCTCTTGCAGACAGGTATGGGCATCTTGGGGAACACCGTGGTCCTGCTGGCATACGCCCACATCATCTTTACGAAGTCCAAGCTGCTTCCTGTGGACATGATCCTGTGCCACCTTGCCTTTGCCAACCTCGTGCTCCTGCTGACCCGCGGCGTCCCCCAGACCATGACAGTGTTCGGCCGCACTAACCTGCTCAACGACCCAGGCTGCAAGGTGGTAATTTTCAGCTATCGCATGAGCCGGGCGTTGTCCGTGTGCCTCACCTGCATGCTCAGTGTGTTCCAGGCGGTAACCGTCGCCCCCGCTGGACCACGCTTGTCAAAATTGAAGTCTGCACTTCACTCCCTGGTCTTCCCCACCTTTGCCGGACTCTGGTTACTCAACTCGGCCATATACTTTCAAACCTTTTTTCATGCTATAGCTCCACGCAATGGCACCATCCCCGCCTTTACGCTCAACCTGGGCTTCTGTCATTTGGACTTCAAAAACAACTTGAACTATGTCATAAAAGGGGTATTGGCTTCTGGAAGGGATTTTTTCTTCGTGGCCCTGATGGTGGCCTCCAGCGGGTACATCCTGCTGCTGCTCCACCGCCACAGCCGCCAGGTGAGAGCAGTCCATCGCTCTCAAGGCGGCGGCGCTGAGACCCGAGCTATCAAGACGGTGGTTACCCTGGTAGTCCTGTACGTCTTTTTCTTTGGGATTGATAACGTGATCTGGATCTACATGCTGACAGAGGCCAAGGTGTCTCCAGTGGTGACTGACATGAAGGTGTTCTTCTCCTCCTGCTTTGCTTTCCTTAGCCCATACTTTATCATCTCTTCAAACAAAAAGGTGAAGGCCAAAGTTTTGTGTGCGGCCGAGCAAGACAGACCACCGTCAATGGACACTCAGGAGCCACGTGATAAAGGACTGTCTCTTTCCTGA
- the LOC133643053 gene encoding olfactory receptor class A-like protein 1 isoform X2, giving the protein MDLCVTIKGVSFLLQTGMGILGNTVVLLAYAHIIFTKSKLLPVDMILCHLAFANLVLLLTRGVPQTMTVFGRTNLLNDPGCKAVTVAPAGPRLSKLKSALHSLVFPTFAGLWLLNSAIYFQTFFHAIAPRNGTIPAFTLNLGFCHLDFKNNLNYVIKGVLASGRDFFFVALMVASSGYILLLLHRHSRQVRAVHRSQGGGAETRAIKTVVTLVVLYVFFFGIDNVIWIYMLTEAKVSPVVTDMKVFFSSCFAFLSPYFIISSNKKVKAKVLCAAEQDRPPSMDTQEPRDKGLSLS; this is encoded by the exons ATGGACCTGTGTGTGACCATCAAAGGCGTCTCCTTCCTCTTGCAGACAGGTATGGGCATCTTGGGGAACACCGTGGTCCTGCTGGCATACGCCCACATCATCTTTACGAAGTCCAAGCTGCTTCCTGTGGACATGATCCTGTGCCACCTTGCCTTTGCCAACCTCGTGCTCCTGCTGACCCGCGGCGTCCCCCAGACCATGACAGTGTTCGGCCGCACTAACCTGCTCAACGACCCAGGCTGCAAG GCGGTAACCGTCGCCCCCGCTGGACCACGCTTGTCAAAATTGAAGTCTGCACTTCACTCCCTGGTCTTCCCCACCTTTGCCGGACTCTGGTTACTCAACTCGGCCATATACTTTCAAACCTTTTTTCATGCTATAGCTCCACGCAATGGCACCATCCCCGCCTTTACGCTCAACCTGGGCTTCTGTCATTTGGACTTCAAAAACAACTTGAACTATGTCATAAAAGGGGTATTGGCTTCTGGAAGGGATTTTTTCTTCGTGGCCCTGATGGTGGCCTCCAGCGGGTACATCCTGCTGCTGCTCCACCGCCACAGCCGCCAGGTGAGAGCAGTCCATCGCTCTCAAGGCGGCGGCGCTGAGACCCGAGCTATCAAGACGGTGGTTACCCTGGTAGTCCTGTACGTCTTTTTCTTTGGGATTGATAACGTGATCTGGATCTACATGCTGACAGAGGCCAAGGTGTCTCCAGTGGTGACTGACATGAAGGTGTTCTTCTCCTCCTGCTTTGCTTTCCTTAGCCCATACTTTATCATCTCTTCAAACAAAAAGGTGAAGGCCAAAGTTTTGTGTGCGGCCGAGCAAGACAGACCACCGTCAATGGACACTCAGGAGCCACGTGATAAAGGACTGTCTCTTTCCTGA